TTGCATTGCTGTAGAATTGCTGTAGGTGCATAAGTAACTCATGTGTGCTTACTAATCTTCTGGGTTAATTATATTGCTATGTACTTTATAACTATTGGGGTTTTCTTGCGCCAAATATACTTAAGAAATTATCCCTATTGTCTTTTTTGATTAGTATTGGAGGAGTCGTTAGTAGATAATTGTTACAAATTGTAAGCGAAGTTTGATGTTAGGTGATAGGTTCAACTCCAAGACGACTTTAACATCTCGACAGAGAGGCTCTACCAAGATTTTACTTTAGTTTATTCATTCTCCATTTTGCACCTGAAATCACTAATTACTGGCTAACGAGACAGCTAATTAAACGCATCTAGTTATCTTTCAATTGCTGGTATTAAATGGTGAATTAACGCAAATCGAATTTCAGTTTGTGAATCGTTCTGTAACAGGTCAACTGAATGTAGTTTCGGTGTTAAACGTGGTTTGCATAATTTTGCTTGTATAAATTCCAACTACAGAGCTGTGTCATTAAAATTCAGTTTGTAATCGAGACTTGAAGTCTTATATTGTACTGTATTAGTTGTGATCTTACTAGATTTTACTCAAAATGTTGTATCAGGAGAACGTTTTGGCTGAATCCAGAATGATGATTCCAGACTGCCGCAAGCGCTTGGAGACCTCACTAGCTGACATCAAAGAAACCCTGGTATTTTTCTAAACAAAAtatgcaaaaaaaagaaagaagagggttTAGCTAGGGGTTTTTTAGAGATGGGTCTCTCGAACTGTATTCAAATTCAATATTTGAAATTTTATCTTCCATGTATTAGGCAGATATTCAGATTTTTGGACTGTATCCTAGTTCTGAAAACTCATTCGAACATCAATAACAAGTCGCCCTAATGCAAAAAGGCTGCATGATCCACAGTTTATCAACTGCACATCCTCGGCTCATAAGTTCTGTAATTGTGTTCATTGTCTCTTAAAACATATTCTACTTTTTTAGGCACAGTTGGAAGAATCAAATCAACAGGATGGCCCAGAACTGGATGAAGCTCGAAAAATCATTGATGAGGTTGAAACTTTGTTTAAGACATCGGAAGCTTAACTGTTAGCATCCCACCTCGAAATCACTGTCTTTTTAGACATCTTCCTTTGCTTCCACTGTTACACTCTAATCTGTGAATTTTGGTTTCTATATTGGCATATCCATGTAACATTGTTGCTTGTGATTTTTGGATTCTGTATTGGCATAAGCTGTGTAATGAACTGATTATCCAGCGTCGTCCTTAGGATGTTGGAGTTGAACCTCCTGTGTGTTTTATTCATTACCTGTGAATGAATTAAAATGGTGAAAACTGAAAACAGTTACGTCTCTGATGTTACCCTCTTTTTGTTTTATTAGTCTCTtaaattatcataagaaataGAGGTTCAAAAGATAATCATTCTTCAGGTTTTATGTGGGGTTTTGGTTGCTGCTGCGGCCTCTAAATCTGATACCAATCTGAATCATTCAAAGCATCTGCTTTTTGTTGGGCAAAGCCTGACAGGATTTCCAGAAAAATTTTAGGAGAAATTCCTTCTATTAAAACTCTCCTGCATTATTCATTTGCCCACTGTGAATCTGATATTTTGAGAATGATCAACCCTTGCACATGCAGGAGAGTTCTTTTCATCATTCAGTCTCCATGAGAAATGTGTACGCTTGTAGTGATGAAAGACGGACTAGAAAATAGAAATATTAGAAGGAGAATAACTTATGGATGCAAGAAAATGAATCTACACCCATGAAATGGTTCTCTAAAAATCACTTTTCTTTCCATAAAATATTTGCACTAGCTTTAGAAACCCGATCTTATATTTTTAGTAGTTCATAAGCTTGAAAATCGAAGACCAAGCTTAAGGGGCATTTCATCTCATCTTCACATCCTCCTTCGTTAAGAAAAGCTCCCAACACCTCTGGTATATTCCTCACACCTGACAAAGTAAAACCCATCTGGGACATTGCATGCATCTACATAATCGTCTTCCTTTGTTAAAAAAGATTCCCAGACAATGCAATACTGTTCTCTCTAACACCTGCAACACGGAGAACCCATCGTCACATACAGACAATTGTTTTGTTGTTTGCATAAGTAAACTGATTCAACCATTAAACCACAAGAGATCAGCTGCCACTTTCAGAcacaagttaaaattgagaaacAAAATGGTGAAAATGTGACTGGTGACATACTTGACCATTTAATTTATCCTCTCCAGA
The nucleotide sequence above comes from Papaver somniferum cultivar HN1 chromosome 8, ASM357369v1, whole genome shotgun sequence. Encoded proteins:
- the LOC113302844 gene encoding tubulin-folding cofactor A-like; the protein is MATLRNLKIKTGTCKRVLKELYSYEKEVEREASKTADMKEKGADPYDLKQQENVLAESRMMIPDCRKRLETSLADIKETLAQLEESNQQDGPELDEARKIIDEVETLFKTSEA